Below is a genomic region from Acidobacteriota bacterium.
ACCACCAGCCGCTCGCGAGCCGCCGGCTGCCGCCCCTCGGCCGCCGCCAGCAGCAACCCCAGGACCAGGTCCTCGGCTTCGGTGAAGTCTCCCTCAGCCACCAGCATCCGAGCCCGCACCAAGTCTCCCCGCATCAGCTCGACCATCGCCGTCGCGCGGCGTAGGCCGGGATCGTCGTGCCGCCGGAGCCCGCGGCGGCCGCGCCGGCTGGCCGCCTCGAAGCGGCCCAACAGGTAGAGCACTCGCACCTGGCCGGCGGCCGATTCCCCGGCTCCACCGAGAGCCAGCCGCAGATGCTCGAGGGCCGGTCCATCGCGTCCGAGCAGCGCATGCAGAAGGGCAAGCCGCTGGTGCACCCGCGGGTCTCGCGGCGCCAGCTCCCGAGCCCGCTCGAGACTGCGTTCCGCCGCGACCCAATCGCGGTCCCCCATGACGAGCGCTTCGGCCCGTTCGAGCCAGGCCCCGGGAGCCACCGATTCGGCGTCCGGCGGCGGCGCGGGTGCCTCCCCGAGAGGCCCTCCCAACAGCACCATCACGATCCCCATCGCGATCATCACCAGGGCAGCACCGATCGGCGATGGCGCCACCTCCGGCGTCGGGCCATTGACCGGCGGACCCGGCGGTCGGTCGATCGGCGTCGGCCCGACCAGCAGGCGATAGCCCCGACCGCGCACCGTCGCGATGAAACGCGGCGCCTTGGCCTCGTCGCCGAGGGCGCGACGGAGCTCCCAGACGGCGGTCGTCAGGGCCTCGTCACCGACCACGGCATCGCTCCACACGGTTTCGGCCAGCTCTTGCTTCGAGACCACCTTGGAGGCCCGGCTGGCGAGATGGACCAGCAGGTCCATCACGCGGCTCTGCAGGACGACCTCGCCGGCCGTTCCCACGAGGCGATTGCGCTGCGGATCGACGAGCCAGGCCCCGAGGCGAAAGGCAGCGGGCGGTGCGGGCATGGGCGTCATCTTCCCGGATATTGACAACAGCGGAGCCGGAGCGAGCGGTCGCGGACCTGAAGCGGACCCAAAGCGGACCTCGGGCTCAGGCACGGCGACCATCGCGAGCCTACCGTGGAAGCACACCACGACCACGGGAGAACCCACCATGCGTCTGCCTTTGCTGTCGATTCTCACCATCTCCATTTTCGTCACCGGCGCCGCGGCAACCGCCACGGCACAGACCTGTTCCTTCGAGCCACCTCCCGACTGCCCACGGTCCGAATCGACGATCGAGTGGCTGCCGGAACAGCCCACCTTCACTTGGACGCCGAGCAACTCGCTCTGTCTCGGTGAACCCACCACCAACTCCCTGCGGGTGCGCATCAGCCGGCGCCTCGACACGGACGGCGCCTTCAAACCCTGGAGCTCGGCCGGCAAGCGGCCGACATTCCTGATCGCACCGCCCGGCCGCTCGACCCTCTTCGACTCCGAGACCTGCGTCGATCAACGCGTCGGCACCAAGGCCCTCGCCGAGGCCCTCTACCAGCGAGGGGCCCGCGTCGTGGAGGTCAAAGTCGCCTGTCCCATCTCCTCCGGCAGCGCCGATCGCCAGTACGACGACACTGGAAGCTGCCAACACACCCTCCTGGCAGAAGTCCTCGAGGTGCTCACCGAAACCCCCATCGGCGACGGCAGCGGCGAGACCATCTGGCCATCGGAGCCAGCCAATCGGTTCGCCTACGGAATCAGCCAAGGGCAGGTCGAGCTGCAGTTCGCGGTCGATGTCTTCGATCGTCCTTCGGGCGAGGTCAACCGCGTCGGCTTCGGCGGCGGCGGGGCCGTCTTCGACCTGGTGACCCGCATCCAGGAAGACGACAACGAGCGCGACGGCTGCAAGGTCCTCGACGCCATCGAGCGCTCCTTCTCCCCCGGTGAATCCCGGCCGACCTGCGACTGCTATCGCGACACGGCGCCGCGCTGCGGACGACCCACCGACTGCGGTGGCGACCTCGGCGGCGATTGCCAGGGCCAGCCGGACCTGCGTGGCGCGCTGGCCGCCGGCTCTACGGCGCCCTACTTGGGCGACCCGGCGCAGGATGCCTCACGGGCCCGCGCCGTGCTCTACAACACCGGCTTCGATCTCGGCTCCAATCAGCGTCAAAACCTCGCCTATTGCGGCCAAAGGCAGGGTGAGGCGGCCCGCGTCGACCCCACCAGCGAGGCGATGTGGAACTTTCCCGACTGCCTGTGCGGATGTCCGATCAACGCCCACGGCGCGATCAGCGCGATCGCCGAGCTCTACGGTGAAAAGCTCGGTGACGAGGCGATCGCCGACTGGGTGGACT
It encodes:
- a CDS encoding winged helix-turn-helix domain-containing protein produces the protein MPAPPAAFRLGAWLVDPQRNRLVGTAGEVVLQSRVMDLLVHLASRASKVVSKQELAETVWSDAVVGDEALTTAVWELRRALGDEAKAPRFIATVRGRGYRLLVGPTPIDRPPGPPVNGPTPEVAPSPIGAALVMIAMGIVMVLLGGPLGEAPAPPPDAESVAPGAWLERAEALVMGDRDWVAAERSLERARELAPRDPRVHQRLALLHALLGRDGPALEHLRLALGGAGESAAGQVRVLYLLGRFEAASRRGRRGLRRHDDPGLRRATAMVELMRGDLVRARMLVAEGDFTEAEDLVLGLLLAAAEGRQPAARERLVVLAGMTTDRFLLALGHGAVGEVERALAIAHEAAMARDPAAVRLATDPLCGVLLGGPGFDRYRHSLGLPERTMVAAPSWARDAFPKAGSNALR